The following proteins are co-located in the Megalobrama amblycephala isolate DHTTF-2021 linkage group LG12, ASM1881202v1, whole genome shotgun sequence genome:
- the cldn5a gene encoding claudin 5a, with product MASAALEILGLILCVFGTLLEMVACGLPTWKVTAFIEANIVVAQTIWDGLWMSCVVQSTGQMQCKIHDSMLALGHDLQAARALTVISSVMCVIGLMVVIAGAQCTNCIKTDNVKARVVNVGGVIYIISAIFMLVPLCWMANSIISDFYNPQVPAAKKREIGSALYIGWAATAMLLLGGSMLCCSCPASGSSGYSVKYAPTKRATPNGDYDKRNYV from the coding sequence ATGGCCTCCGCGGCTCTGGAGATCCTGGGTCTGATCCTGTGCGTCTTCGGCACGCTCTTGGAGATGGTCGCCTGCGGGCTGCCCACCTGGAAGGTGACCGCCTTCATCGAGGCCAACATCGTGGTGGCCCAGACCATCTGGGACGGCCTGTGGATGTCGTGCGTCGTGCAGAGCACCGGCCAGATGCAGTGCAAGATCCACGACTCCATGCTCGCCCTCGGCCACGACCTCCAAGCCGCGCGCGCTCTCACGGTCATCTCGTCGGTCATGTGCGTCATCGGGCTGATGGTGGTGATCGCCGGCGCGCAGTGCACCAACTGCATCAAGACGGACAACGTGAAGGCGCGGGTGGTGAACGTCGGAGGGGTCATCTACATCATTAGTGCCATATTCATGCTCGTGCCCCTGTGCTGGATGGCCAACAGCATCATCTCTGACTTCTACAACCCGCAGGTGCCGGCGGCCAAGAAACGGGAGATCGGATCGGCGCTCTACATCGGCTGGGCGGCCACCGCGATGCTGCTGCTCGGGGGAAGCATGCTCTGCTGCTCGTGTCCGGCCTCTGGAAGCTCCGGCTACTCGGTCAAATACGCGCCCACCAAAAGAGCAACACCCAACGGGGACTATGACAAGAGGAATTACGTTTAG